Proteins from a single region of Gossypium arboreum isolate Shixiya-1 chromosome 1, ASM2569848v2, whole genome shotgun sequence:
- the LOC108482301 gene encoding uncharacterized protein LOC108482301, producing MKHVRTRLIHHSNSQHTGQFRSNVPGQSQADLTNSVQSDSLVYPQPTSQPQLNHGYSSQDSQQKRTRRPKAANEEEKRERRIESCRKYREKTKQHKIETYAENENLKRKNVILAAEKQSLSDVINKMQPNAQIPGQMGQLDAQQIHHPSFSAPAAGFPRSHHGEDSEEFDQDPEISALRMQRDCLVDEVQLLQGSTSCQQSNEQTPLTFQQHLHSDCSAQQQLNGSRFSNDVQDPPWTYSSSHGGGTASSSNPTEKQDNSRALMARILKRIGEKRKSKVTYSDFPGLDIDERVAVGEYSFPKSLKSTVENITNMYGDVSKNSTMPQCVDETIYILFCATIKEMDDLQLHKVTENCIFKWSDTIKAALGIKFDVGFAMDHLKYKIIPAFVGQIHCQWVDEMEENISNLEASLNALKQDHAKECEQSKVYKDAMDKFNGKSVSSGLFM from the exons ATGAAACACGTCAGAACCAGACTGATTCATCACTCGAACTCTCAGCATACTGGGCAATTTCGATCGAATGTACCAGGTCAGAGTCAAGCAGATCTAACGAACTCAGTGCAGAGTGACAGCTTGGTGTATCCTCAACCAACAAGCCAACCTCAATTGAATCACGGATACTCATCTCAAGATTCACAACAAAAAAGAACTCGACGTCCCAAAGCAGCTAATGAGGAAGAAAAACGAGAGAGAAGAATAGAATCATGTCGGAAATATAGGGAGAAAACAAAGCAACACAAG ATAGAAACTTATGCTGAGAATGAAAACTTGAAAAGGAAAAATGTCATTTTGGCTGCCGAGAAGCAATCGTTATCTGACGTAATCAATAAGATGCAACCAAATGCGCAAATCCCAGGACAAATGGGACAATTAGATGCCCAACAAATTCACCATCCAAGTTTTTCGGCCCCTGCAGCAGGCTTCCCAAGA AGCCACCATGGAGAAGACTCAGAAGAGTTTGATCAGGACCCTGAG ATAAGTGCGTTACGAATGCAAAGGGACTGTTTGGTTGACGAGGTACAACTTCTACAAGGGTCAACCAGTTGCCAGCAATCGAATGAGCAGACTCCGTTAACTTTCCAGCAGCATCTTCATTCAGATTGTTCAGCCCAGCAGCAG CTCAATGGTTCGCGATTCAGCAATGACGTTCAGGATCCACCGTGGACATACTCAAGCAGTCATGGAGGAGGCACTGCCAGCAGTTCAAATCCTACAGAAAAACAAGACAATTCTCGTGCTCTTATGGCTAGAATTCTCAAAAGAATCGGCGAAAAGAGGAAGAGCAAAGTTACATACTCAGACTTCCCAGGTTTAGACATTGACGAGCGCGTAGCAGTTGGAGAATATAGTTTCCCAAAATCTCTGAAAAGCACCGTCGAGAATATCACCAACATGTATGGTGATGTTTCGAAGAACAGCACTATGCCCCAATGCGTGGACGAGACGATATATATTCTCTTTTGTGCGACAATTAAGGAAATGGATGATCTACAACTTCACAAAGTTACTGAGAATTGTATATTTAAGTGGAGCGACACGATCAAGGCAGCTTTAGGGATAAAATTCGATGTGGGATTTGCGATGGATCATTTGAAGTACAAGATTATTCCCGCTTTTGTTGGCCAAATTCATTGCCAATGGGTCGATGAGATGGAAGAAAATATATCGAACTTAGAGGCTTCCTTGAATGCTTTGAAACAAGACCATGCTAAAGAGTGCGAACAGTCCAAGGTATACAAGGATGCTATGGACAAGTTCAATGGCAAGTCTGTCAGTTCAGGTCTGTTTATGTAA